GCGATCATAAATTTGTGGCCAATGTTCCGGGCGCGAGAGCGGCGCCAGAATTGAAATGGAACAACCCTTTACTTCTTCCGCAGTATAACCGTACATCAATTCCGCGCCGCGATTCCAGGTGAGTATCTCGCCGACCAGCGAAGTGCCAATGATGGCGTCCTCGGAATTTTCCACGATCGCCGCGAGATACGAGACCGCTGCTGCTGCTGCTTTGCGATCGGTGATGTCACGCATGAAACAACGCGCGTGGATGAACTTGCCGTCTTCGCGCAGCACATTTGCATTGATTAGCACGTGTTTGATATCGCCATTTTTGCAGCGAACGCGCACTTCAAAATTGTTCAACACTTCGCCATCGTGCAAACGCTTCAACAAATCGTTCGCCAGATAAGTGTCCACGTAAAATTCGGTGATCAGATGACCGGCATATTCCTCGTGCTCATAACCGAGCAAGTCCAACTCCGCCTGGTTCACGCGCAAAATCGCGCCATCCGGGCCGAGCCACTGTAGCCCCACGGAAGCACGCTCGAAAAAATCATTCAACTCCTGTTCGCTGCGGCGGAGCGCCTCCTCGGCCTTGCGTTGCGCGCGGCGGCTCTGCGCTTCACGCAATTCGCGCTCGATGGATGGCACAAGCCGCGCGAGCTGATTCTTCATCACATAGTCATGCGCGCCCGCTTTCATCGCCCTGACGGCCACTTCCTCGCCGATGATTCCGGAGACGATGATGAAAGGAATATCGAGCTTCTGCTGGCTCACCAATTCCAGCGCGTGCAGACTGTTGAAACCGTTGAGCGAATGGTCGGAAATGATAAGGTCCCAATTCTGGCGATCGAGCGCGGCGGTAAGCCGTGGCAAGGTTTCGACCCGCTCATACTCAGGAGTGAATCCTCCACGTTTGAGTTCACGCAGCAGGAACAACGTATCATCTTCCGAGTCTTCGATAATCAGGACCTGCAGGCGTTTACTCATAACATTTTTCTTTCAGTTACACATTTTCTGACGGTACACATTTGCCACGCATTCAAAATGCAAAAAATTAACGCGGTCACAATCACTCTCCTCTCACCACTTCCGGACAGGCCAGCGATTACGATTTGAAAATACTCCGGATATTCGATTCGTCAAATGCGCCCGTTCAAATGCGTGGCCTCATTACAAAAACACTGCGACGGCGTTCATAGAGCGCCGCTGCAGTAGCTGTGCGAAAAAATTTACTTTTCAATGAACTTCCAATACGGAATTTACCGAGCCGTAGGGATTGGGTTCGCGCTCGGCGCGATGCGGATCATCCTGCCAGACGCCATCCACCACAAACCGATATTGATGCCGCCCGGGCGGCACCGAAAGTTTTGCGTGCCATACGCCTCCGCCACCTTTCATCAACTTGATGGGTTGCTTGTCCCAATTCGTGAAATCTGCAGCAAGCAAAACTTCCTGCGCTGTTGGAGCTTCAAGACGAAATTGAATTTCCCGTTCGGCGGTTGACTGTTCGTGTTGTGCCAGCGCCTCAGCCTTCGCGCCGTCCTTCGCCGTTCCCCCGGAGATTTTATTTTCAGCTTGGAGGCTCTTGGAGTCCGATGCCGGCTTGCCAGCCGCCGATTTACCTTTGGAAGATTTCGGTGTGACACCGCGGTTAGCGGAAGTTTGGCCGAAGTGTTCGGCATTTGCGCGAGTCGTGATCGTTTGCGGATTCATAAAAATACTATTAGTTGATTAATAAATGTTAACGGCTGCGAATCGGAATAATTCAGAGCCGCTTTCGACTTTGCAGGAAAGGTGCCACATGGGAGATTTTCATTTTCCTTCGCGAATTGAAGTTTTTCGTACCGCAAGGTGCGAACTTACCTGCCGCAAATCGCAAAAATGACCTTGCTTTTTTTGCGTTTTGCAAACGAACCCCATCGGGGAAAAACTTCATCCTGACGGACCGCGGGTCTATGACCCGCAGCCAAGGTTTACACGGTCCAAGTCGCTCACGACTCCATCCACCACAACACTCAATTTTCCGGCGTATCAAAATTGGGATTTCCATACACATTTGCCCAATCGAAAACGGCAATCTTCACGCCAGTTGCTGCGGGTCACGGACCCGCGGTCACAAAGGATTCGACGGTCACAAACCGCCGCGACAGTTCTCACTCACTAGACAACTTGCCGCTCGCGGCTATACTTCGCCTTACCGTTGGCCGCGCCGCGCGCGTTTTTGCTGACGCACTATGCTGCATCGTTTTCGGCATCGCATTGTCATTCCGGTTGTCATTCTATGGCTGCTACTCACGATTTCGGGAATCGCCGTGCGCGTGGTGGTTTGGAAACGCCTTTCCCGCAGCCTCGATGCTTCGGGGGATGCCACCTATCTCGAAGACGCCTTAAGCGAACTCACTAGCGCATTGCAGGATGCCGACGACAGCCAACGTGGTTATCTGCTCACGGGAAATGAAGGTTACCTCGAACCTTTCAATGACACCAAAGCGAACCTCTCCGCCGATTTCAAAAAACTCGCCGACACCGCGCATCAGGACGCCAGTTTGGAAAAAGATCTGGCCGCATTGCGTGATTTGGTGAATCTCAAAATGGCGGAACTGGATGAGACGATCAAATTGCGCCACGACAAAGGATTGAAAGAGGCTCTTACTGAAGTCAACGCGGGCAAGGGCCGCGAGTCTTCGGAAAAAATCCGCAAAGTCATGTGGCGGATGCGCGAGCGGCGTCAGAACATTTTCTCCAGCGCCTGGGCCAACACCCGCCAAAATCTTGAACTCCTCCAGCGCATCGGCCAGGCAGTCGGTTTTCTTGGCTTGGGAGCGGGCATCTTCGCGCTTTATCTTGTGCGCGTGAGTTTTGTCCAGGAGCGCGCCCGGTGGAGATTGCTGGAGGAAAAATTGCGCGCGGAAAAAATTGCCACTGAGAAAACCGCCTACCTTGCGGACTTGAGCCACGAGTTGCGCACGCCGATGAATGCCATCCTCGGCTTCGGCGAATTATTGCAGGGCGAAAAGCTGACCCCGCGCCAGGCGCAATATGTCCACGCCATTCGTTCCAGCGGCAGCGGATTGTTGCAGTTGATTAACGATGTGCTGGATCTTTCAAAACTCGAAGCCGGAAAATTGGAATTGCATCTCGAACCTGCCGACCTGCGGGAAGTCGGCGAGTTCATCCGCACAATGTTTGCCCAACAAGCCGCCGCGAAATCTTTGGAACTCAGGATCGCGGTGGACGGCTTGCCTCGGGCGTTGCTGCTCGATCGCCTGCGTCTGCGCCAAGTGCTCGTCAACCTGGTCGGCAACGCGATCAAATTCACCGCCAAGGGCCACGTCGCATTGCGGGCGCGCTGGGAACCGCTGGCCGAAGACCGCAGCCGCGGCACTTTGAACATTGAAGTCGAAGACACCGGCATCGGCATCCCGCCCGAAAAACATAACGAAGTTTTCAAACCATTCGTTCAGGCCGCCACCCAGCAACAAAGCCAGGGAACCGGTCTTGGCCTGAGCATCGTCAAACGCCTCACGCTCGCGATGGGCGGCAACGTCACGCTGCAAAGCAGTCCGGGCGAAGGCGCGATTTTCCGCCTTTGCTTCGCGGAGGTTGCCGTCTCCTCGCGCGTGCCCATAACGGATGTTCTGGCCACCGGCACACAGGTTGATTTCAACGATTTTTCTCCCGCAAAAATTCTCGTGGCGGATGATAACAAAACGAACCGCGAACTCATCTCCGGTTTGTTTGCCGATTCCCTTCATCGTTTGCACTTCGCGGCAAATGGCCAGGAAGCTCTCGCGCTGATCGCCGAAGAACGGCCTGACCTCGTCCTCCTGGACATTCGCATGCCGGTGCTTGACGGCCGCGCGACGCTGGCGGACATCCGCAAACGTCCCGAGCTTGCATCGCTCCCGGTCATTGCCGTCAGCGCGTCCACGCACGCCGATGACGACGCCCATCTGGCCGCGCGCTTCAACGGCTTCATGCGTAAACCATTTTCACGGCAGGCGCTCTATCAGCAACTCGCCCGTTTTTTGCCGCGCTCACCCCGGCAGCCGAAACTTGCTCCGTCAACCGCCGCACCGCCGCCAGCGCCATTACCCTCCGCTCAAGTCACCAGCGCCGATAGTCGCGATGCCGCCGCTGAATTGCTGGCCTTGCACCGTGAAAAATGGCCGCGATTGCGCGACACGTTGGCGATAAATGAAACACTCGCTTTTGCGCAAAAAATAAGACACATTGGACAAACCATGCAGTTGCAACCATTGATAACCTACGCCGACCGGCTGGCCATCGAAGCCGAGACGTACGCCATAAAAGATTTGGAACGCACGCTGGCGGAATTTCCCTTGCTCATCGCGCCGATCGAACAAAGAGAGTGCCTGCAATGACCCTGCGCGACATCACCGATACGACCGCGACCGATTGCCTGCTGGTCATTGACGATCAGGAAGCCAATATCCAGTTGCTTGGCTCCTTGCTTGGCAAAATGGGTTTTGAAATCCTTCCCGCCACCAATGCCGACGAAGCCATCAAACGCCTCAACGCCCGCCGGCCCGATTTGATTCTGCTCGATCTCATCATGCCGGGCCTCGACGGATTTCAAGTCTGCAAACGCATCCAGGAAAATCCCGATTGGGCGGAAATCCCGGTAATCTTTCTCTCCGCTTCCGATGACAAGAATCTTGTCGTGCGCGCCCTTGAAAGCGGCGGCGTGGATTACATCACCAAACCGTTCAACAAACTCGAGTTAATCTCGCGCATTCGCACGCACTTGATGTTGCAAACCACGCGCCAGCATTTGAAACAGCTCGCGCAGGACAAGGAAGAAATGATCGGGATGATCTCGCATCATCTTCAGAACCACTTGGCTGGCATGAACATGAGTGCCCAACTCCTGCTCGACCGCGCCCAAAGCCATTCCGACTCGAAGATTCTTTTGATGGCGGAAAACATCCGCAGTTCGAGTATGCAGATGCGCGCGTTCGTCAAATCATTCTTGGCCAATGCCGCCGCTGACCACGGCTTGCATTTAAAGTTGGAAAACGTCAACCTATCCGCCTCCGCCTCGCGTGCCGTCGCACGTTACGCCGATGCCGCCAAGGCCAAAAACATCAAATTAATCGCCCAACCCTGCGCCGAAAACGCTTCCGCCCGCGCCGACGCCGCCGCGCTCGACCAAGTGCTCGACAATTTAATCTCCAACGCCATCAAATTTTCCCCGCCGGAAAAAGAAATCACCATATCCGTCCGCCGGAACGCGCACATCGTGGAATGCGAAGTCCGCGATCACGGCCCCGGCTTTACTCCCGAAGATCAAGTGCGGATGTTTCACCGCTACGCCCGCCTCTCCGCGCGTCCCACCGGCGGCGAGCCCTCGACCGGCCTCGGCCTCAGCATCGCCCAAAAGCTCGTTCGCGGCATGGGCGGCGAACTCACCTGCAACAACGCTCCCGATCACGGCGCCGTTTTCATCTTGCGATTGCCCCACGCCGGATGAGATTATATTCATCTGTGCCAATCATTTATCGGTTGAGTATAAAATTTTTTAATGTATAACCACTCGCGATGAAATCCGTTCTGCTCGTCGAAGATAATGAAGACGATGTTTTTTTCATGAAAATGGCGTGCCAACGTACTGGAATCCCCCATTCTCTTCAGATTGTGAACGACGGCGATGCCGCCATCCATTACCTCGCGGGCGACGGCATTTACGCAGACCGCATCAAACATCCCCTGCCCAATCTGGTTTTTCTCGACATCAAGCTTCCCAAGAAAAACGGCCACGAAGTCCTCGAATGGATTCGCGCCCAGCCCGGCATGAAAAATCTCCCCGTCGTCATGCTTACCAGTTCTTTGGACATGTCCGATGTCAATCGCGCCTATCAACTCGGCGTCACCTCCTACCTGCGCAAACTCGTCGGCCCCGCCGAATTCGGCCAGGGCGTCCGCGTCATCCTCAAATACTGGCTTGAGCTGAACATCGCCCTCACCTAAGCCCGTCCTCGCGCAACGTCTTCACTCTGCCCGATTTTAGCCACCGATCGAACACGGTCATAGGTAATCGTGCCGCAAGGTGTTGCCACGTCTTGTGCTAAGAGCAAATGGAAAGGAAAGTTGTTGATTAGGACGCTTAAACAAGTTGATAATTTTGCAATTTTGAGACGTTTGAGTTCTTTCGCGATGAATTCCGAAATGATAAAATCCCGGCATGCCTAATCACCTGGAAGATTTCGTGGCTGCTCAAATGCAAAAGCACCCTATTTCAGGGCTGTCTCTCGCCGTCGTCGGCGAAGGCAAAATCGCCCAAACTCTATGTTTTGGATTCACAGATCAAACCGGAAAATCACCGGTATCCGCCTCTACGTTGTTCCAGGCCGCTTCGGTCAGTAAATGTCTCGCCGCTTTGGCGGCGTTGCGGTTAGTGGATCAAGGGCAACTCTCCCTGGACGCGGATGTGAATTCCAAATTACAGTCATGGAAAATCCCAGCCAACCAGTTCCTCAAACAGGAGCAGGTCACGTTACGCCGGTTGCTTTGCCACAATGCCGGCATTACCGTCCACGGTTTTTCAGGTTATGTTGCTGGCCTGCCAATTCCCACACTCGAGCAGATTTTCAACGGCACGCCACCCGCCAATAATCCTGCGATCCGCGTTGACGCCATTCCCGGCGCAAATCCCCGATATTCCGGCGGTGGCTACGTCGTGCTGCAACAGCTTCTCATGGATGTTCTCGACCGGCCCTTTCCTGAATTGATGCAATCATTGGTTTTGCACCCGCTGGGTATGTCATCCAGCACCTTCGATCAGCCGTTGCACCCATCCCTTTTATCAAATGCCGCGACGGGCCATTCTCAAAGCGGAAAACCAATTCTTGGTGGCGCACATCTTTATCCCGAAATGGCGGCTGCCGGGCTTTGGACCACCCCATCCGATCTCGCCCGCTTTGTTATAGGCGTCCAGCAATCATTCACCGCCCAATCTGATTCTATACTTTCCCTCAAAATTGCCCGCGAGATGCTCACTCCCCAGGCTGCGAGGTTTGGCTTGGGGCCGACAATCGTTGGAAATGGCAACACATTACAATTCCTTCATTCCGGACGGAACGCCGGATTTGATGCTGTCCTGGTGGCCAGTGTCGAAACCGGAAAAGGCGTGGTGATTATGATTAATGCGAATGCCGATCCCAAAGCGCTGAACTCGATTTTAAAGGTTGTCATCAATGAATTCCATTAAGACCTTACAAGAGTGTCCGCGGCATTTTTGAACGCTAGTGGTGACAGTTGGTCCGTATATTTTCATCAATTTATTCAAAGGTTGCTTTTTCCAAATTATTCCTTGAGGGCCAAAGCGCCCTTTTCATTAGCATTGATAGTGAATCTTTCCCCGCGAAACGAAACCTGAAGCAACCTGCCAGTAAACGGTCTTGGCGTCTGCGGATCAGCCAGAATGGTTTTTCCGTTCACTGACGGTGCGAAACCGAAAAAAGTGCTGATGACAATATCGCCAAAGGCGGCGCCGCTGATGCACTCCTTCATGCAGCCATCGCGCTCGGCAATTCGTACCGGCGCATCATATTGGTCGCGCCGCGGCCCGTAAAATTCCCGCGCCTGCGCGAACGGCCCTTCTTTGGTCACCTCTGCCGTACGGCAATAAAAATCAAATGCGTTGCCCGAAAAACCGAGCCGCCACATCGTCCCCACCGTGAGTGCCGGCCAGCCATCATAAGCACCCATCGGGCCATGGTCGGGTCGGTCGGAAACGGCGGCGGCGGCGTCTTTCAGGCTCATCGCGCGCATCCAATCGCGCATGAGAAGCTCGCGCTCGACAAAACCCGTCATTTCACGGCGCATGCCCGGCGCAAGGTCGCCGGAAAGTGCGTTGCCAACATAGATGTAATCAACGCAATGCCGCAGTTCGACACGCCGTCCGTCGTTGTGCAAACCATACCAGACGCCGTCGCCGGGTTTGTAAAGCGATAGCACGGCGGGCAAAAGTCTTTCCGCATCGTCGCGCAGTTCCCCGGCACGGGCGGTATTGCCTTTCAGTTCCTGCAGGGCGGCATCCTGACGCATCATCCAGACATTTTGCGCGTTACAGGAGGCGACGCGGCCGATATAGGCGGGCGCGCATTCAAGCAGGTTCCGGTTTTCTCCATAGTCCGCCAAAGGGCTGTCCGTGTGGACGAGAGTTTTCCAGTCCGTGGCCATTTCATCCATGCACTGAAGCACGGTTTTGCCGTTCTCCAGTTTTTCGTTCAGGAAGCCAAAGTCGCCCGTGATCCGCAAATAATCGAGTGTTGTTTGAAAAATGTTGCACGCGTTGAAGGCGTAACCATTGATGTGGCTATATGTTGTCGAGTCGAAGCCGTTGGTCTGCAAAAGATTAATGGTGGTGCCATTCCGCACATTTTGGATCAGCCAGCGGCGTAAGGTTGCCTTCATGCCCACGGGTTCAAGCAGCGCCCATACGGTGCTTCCCATCGAGGCGTCCCAATAAAACTGCGTGCCCGGCGCGCGTTCGCCGCTTGTGATGAAGGAGCGCGGGGACACCGGAAACTGGGTGCGCTCCAATTCCAGCATGGTAAGGATGCCCGTGTAATAATTCCGCTTCAGCGCGGCGTTGTCCGTGACCAGCACCGGCAAGCTGCCGGAGAAATGATGATTGCCCGGCGTGAAGGCGTCAGCCCAGCGTTTCTCCCAGCATTGCTTGAATCCATCAAATTCTTCGGAAAAACCCGCCTTCCAGCGCATCATATCTGCCTGAACTTTTCGCGCATCGGCGGCGTGCCCGTCGCCCGCGACAAATTCAATTTCTTTCCTGCCTCCCGCCGGCAGCGACATGTTCCAGCACCAGTGAATAATGCCGTGGTCATTCGTCACTGCGTCGGGTTTGACCGCGGGATAGATGACTGTCACGAAGCCCGGTCGCTGGCTCGTATTAAGCACGGATATTCCATCGGCCTGCAAACTTCCTGAAACCGACAATACAAGTTCCACAGTCGTTTTGGCCGTGGCCGGATTGGCGATTTGAATGTGACCTAGTACGGCCCGCTGCTCGTTGATCATTCGCGTGTCCGTTTGTACGACAAGACCCGCGCAATTCGTATTGCGGCGCAAGGCGCAATAGGGATACCAGCGACATTCCGTCGCCGGATATTCCCTGCCCGCAACGGTCAGTGTGATCGGCGGATAGCCAAGGTGAAATTTTTCATCCCCACCTGCCCACAACCAATCTTCAGGATTGCAGGAAAATGAAGTCAGGTCTCGGTTGACCAACAGCATATCATGAAAATTATTCACGTCCGGCGGATTGGCCACGTCCTTCATGAGCAGCCAATTGCCAGCCATCTCGTCGAGAAGCGGCACGCCAGCCGGCAATGCACTCTTGCCGTGACAAAGCATGGCTGGCAACCAAACCAATACGCAGCTAAAACAAATTATTCTCCGAAGCAATGCGGATTTCATTTTCTTCAATGATTTCAGTTGAGGGGCTCAATTTCAAGCAACCTGCTCTTTGTAACAAAATTCCTCCAACTTAAGCCCCGTTCCCAAGCATCCAAACATCCCACCACTTCTCATTAACCCTCATCTTTAGTTGACGGAACCCAACACATCCTCACCGCCACAACCGCTTCAGCGGTTTCCCGCCGGAATCATCCTCCTTTCCCTATGTTCAATCCGTGGCAAAAAAGTCAGTCTCGCATTTTGCAACACCTTCTATTTGATTCTTGCATAATGCGGCTGTAAACTCTTCAAAAACCTCTGCCAGTGGCACTTTTACAGTGGCACGATTCCAGCAATGACAAATTCAGTCCATGCCAGTCGTCGTGCTGACCCGGTGCGAGGCTGGTGCAACCGAAAAAGTTTAACCAAAGAATAGAGGATATTAAAATGAGCAAAGATACCAACGGCATCAAGGAAGCCACCCAAAATATCGCCGACGATACCCGCGAACTTCTCGCCGCCACCGCCGATGTCGCCGAAGAAAAAGTTGTCGAGGCCCGCAATCGCCTCCTCGCCGCGCTCGACGCCGCCAAGGACACGTACATGGTCGTCCAAAAGAAGGCCATCAAGACGGCCAAGGCCACCGACAAAGCCATCCACGAAAAACCCTATCAAGCCATGGGTATTGCCTTTGGCCTGGGTGCGTTGGTCGGCTATCTCATCGCCCGTCGCAACAGCAAATAATCAATCTCGCGATTCATCGGGCCAGCCGCCCGGTGAATCATTCCGGCAAACAACCTCGCCCAGTAAATAATTATGGACTTTCTGGTAATAGACGACGACAAAACTTTTCGCGACGCCACCTGCCTTCTCATTGAGGAGGAAGGTCATTACGCCCAGCCCTCCGCCACCGGCGAAGCTGGTCTGGCCAACCTGAAAGAAGACAAATTTGACGCCGTGCTGCTTGATGTGAATCTTGGCCGCGAGAAAGGTCTCGACGTCCTCGATCAAATCCTCAAGCAGTATCCGAACCTTCCCGTGGTCATGTTCACCGCGCAAGGGACCGTCAAGACCGCCGTCGAAGCCATGCGCCGCGGGGCCATGGACTTTTTGGAGAAGCCTTTCACTCGCGAGCAGATGCACACCGTCCTCGCCCGCTTGCAGCGCTTCAACCAGATGAGCCAGAACATCGAGCGCCTCGAACAGGAAGTGAAGGAAACGCGCTCGCAAAATCCCGAACTGCTGCTCGACTTTGCCACGCCCGTCATGCGGGACATCATGGGCGTCCTGGTCCGCGCCGCGAAAACCCCCGCGTCCATCCTCATCACCGGCGAAAGCGGCACGGGCAAAAGCGTCCTCGCCCGCGCCGTTCATGAGCAAAGCCACCTTGCCGACAAACCTTTCGTCACCGTGAGTTGTCCGAGCCTTTCCAAGGAACTTCTCGAGAGTGAACTTTTCGGCCACGTCAAAGGCTCCTTCACCGGCGCTATCAAGGATCATTGGGGCAAGGTGAAAGCCGCCGCCGGCGGAACGCTGTTCCTCGACGAAATCGGCGACCTGCCCTTGGAAATCCAACCAAAACTTTTGCGCCTCCTCCAGGAACGGGAATACGAGCGCCTCGGTGAAAACGTCACCCGCCAGGCCGACCTCCGCATCATCGCTGCGACGAATCGCGATTTGAAAAAACGCATGGCCGAGGGACTTTTTCGCGAAGACCTTTATTTTCGCCTTAACGTGATCATGGTGGACATGCCGCCGCTCCGCGCCCGCCACGGAGATTTGCTCCGCCTCGCCAATCATTATCTCAAACATTTCTCCGCCCAATGCGGACGTCCCGTGCCCGAGTTCTCCGAAGCCGCCACTAGCCGCATGCTCGGTTATTCCTGGCCCGGCAACCTCCGCGAATTGCGCAACGCCATCGAACGCGCCGTCATTCTCGCCAAGGATAATAAAGTGGACGCCGAAGATCTGCCTGGCGATCTCAACGGCACCTCGCACAACGGCGAAGAAACTTTGCAGCCCGGCGCGCTGGTTTCTCTCGAACAACTCGAGGAACTCCACGTCCGCCGCGTTCTCGAGCGCACGTCCACCGTCACCGAAGCCGCGCACGTTTTGGGAATTGACCAGGCCACGATCTATCGCAAGCGCAAAAAAATGGGCTTGGGTTGATTCCACTCAAATTGATTTCACCGCCAAGAATTATTTGAATGAAAACCGTCCTTCTCGTAGAAGACAGTCCGGACGATGCCTTCATGATGGAGAAGGCTTGCCAAAGCGCCGAGATTCCCCATGAACTTGTTCACCTCACGGACGGCGCCGAGGCCATTGAATATCTTTCCGGCAAGGGCGATTACGGCGACCGCCTCAAACATCGTTTGCCCGACCTCATCTTCCTCGACATCCGTATGCCCCGCGTCGGTGGACATGAAGTGCTCGAATGGGTGCGCCAGCAACCCAGCTTTCAGAGCCTGCCCGTGATCATGCTCACCAACTCCGATCATCCCAAGGACATTCACCGCGCCTACGAACTCGGCGTCACCTCCTACCTCCTCAAGACCGGCGACCCCGTCGAACTCATCATGGGCGTCCGCGTCATCCTCAAATACTGGCTCTGCCTGAACATCGTCCCCTAATTCTTTTCGAGGGGAGGGCGAAGCGTACTCGCGAGCCCAATTTAAATAGCCCTCACAACTTCGTTTTCTATCAATGCACCAACCGATAAAAGAAACTTGTTCCTCGTGTTATCAGCACCGTCGCGCGAAACACCACCCCATCATTCGGAATGGTCCCGACGACATTCACCCATTGCCCGGGCGTTAAATCCAAATTCTCCTGTAATTGCCAGCCGCTGAACGCCACCGGCCACGTGATATTCAGTGAATTTCCAACTCGTGTGACCGAAAGCGTCGGCGCCGCCACGCCCGACACCGTCGGCGTGCCATCGCTCCCAAAACTCACGCTCGTCCCATCGCTCAATTTCAACACGCCATTCGTGTAACTCATCCCCGAAACCGTCTCCGAAAAAACCGTCACCAATTCCATTGGCGCGGTCGAACTCGCAAACTGTAATTGCATCAGCGTCCCGATCAAGTCGCCGCCCAAGTCATGATCTTCACCGTACGAAACATTCACTCCCGCTGGATACAACGTCGAAATATGCAACGCCCCAATCTGGTTCCCGTAAGTGGTGTTCTGCACCGCGTTCGTCAACCCGATATGAAATTGCGCGCTCAACGCGTCCGTGTCATGCCGGCGGCGATGCAGATCGCGCACAATTAAAGTCCCGGGCCGCAGATGCACCACTTCGCGGATGAGATAATCCAGCGGATTCGCCGGGTCTACGATGCCATCGTCATACCGGTTAGTCGGCCACGAAGATTCAAAACGCATCACCATCGCCGAATAAATTCCATTGTCGCCCAGGAAAGTATTTTGGTTATTGCGGCTCAATGCCGGTTCCTGGCCCAATCCATTCACCAGGTAAGTTGAAAACGCCGGCGTCCCCAATTCACCGTCGTCATTAAAATTATCCGGCGCGGCGTATGCCGCCGGAGCCACCAGCACATTCGTCCCGTGATACAGCCGCACATCACCGTCGTCCGCTCCGTAATGATCTCCCGCGTA
This portion of the Verrucomicrobiia bacterium genome encodes:
- a CDS encoding sigma-54 dependent transcriptional regulator; its protein translation is MDFLVIDDDKTFRDATCLLIEEEGHYAQPSATGEAGLANLKEDKFDAVLLDVNLGREKGLDVLDQILKQYPNLPVVMFTAQGTVKTAVEAMRRGAMDFLEKPFTREQMHTVLARLQRFNQMSQNIERLEQEVKETRSQNPELLLDFATPVMRDIMGVLVRAAKTPASILITGESGTGKSVLARAVHEQSHLADKPFVTVSCPSLSKELLESELFGHVKGSFTGAIKDHWGKVKAAAGGTLFLDEIGDLPLEIQPKLLRLLQEREYERLGENVTRQADLRIIAATNRDLKKRMAEGLFREDLYFRLNVIMVDMPPLRARHGDLLRLANHYLKHFSAQCGRPVPEFSEAATSRMLGYSWPGNLRELRNAIERAVILAKDNKVDAEDLPGDLNGTSHNGEETLQPGALVSLEQLEELHVRRVLERTSTVTEAAHVLGIDQATIYRKRKKMGLG
- a CDS encoding response regulator, translating into MKTVLLVEDSPDDAFMMEKACQSAEIPHELVHLTDGAEAIEYLSGKGDYGDRLKHRLPDLIFLDIRMPRVGGHEVLEWVRQQPSFQSLPVIMLTNSDHPKDIHRAYELGVTSYLLKTGDPVELIMGVRVILKYWLCLNIVP